CCGCTCCGCCTGGCGGCACGGCAGCCGTGCAGCGTTTGTGGCTTGGCTGGGCCCGGTGTTCTGGCCCTATGCCTATTCCGATATCTTCGAATACACGTTCTGGCCGTACGCCTATGAGCCCGGCTACTGGGCTTACGCCTACGACGATTTCGTCGACACCGTGTTCTGGGGCGGTGATAACGTGTACTCCGCCTACGCCGCCTACCCGGAATCCGGCGCGACGATACCGGCCGGTCGGCCGCGCGAACGCGCGAGCGCAAGCTCGCAGACTCTTCGACAGTTGTGCGGAGATCCGGAAAAGGGCGTGACCGCCTGGCCGATCGCGTCGATCACGCAGGCCGTACGGCCGACACCCGAGCAGCGCACCCTGCTCGATGACTTGAAGGCTGCGGCGGCGAAGGCTGCCGAAATGTTCAAGCAATCCTGCAACGACTCATATGCGCTGACGCCACCCGGCCGCTTGCGCGCGATGACGAACCGCATCAGCGTCACGCTCGAGGCGGTGAAAATCGTGCGGCCGGCGCTCGAACGATTCTATAGTTCGCTCAGCGATGAGCAGCAGGCGCGTTTCAACGCGCTCGGCCCCAATATTGGCGGGCGTTCGCAGCCGCAGCCGCAGCAACAAGAAGCGAATGCTCAGCCCGAAAGCTGCGGCGATCCGAAATCCAGCCTGACGCAGCTCCCGATCGAACGGATCGAGGCGGTGGTCCATCCGGCGGGCAAGCAAAAGGAAGCGCTCGAGCGCTTGGGCGATGCGACCAAGCAGGCGGTTCAAGCCCTGCAGGCTGCCTGCCCGGATGACGTGCCGCTGACGCCGGTCGGGCGCCTCGAAGCGATGCAGAAGCGGCTCGAAGCCATGCTGGACGCAGCCAACCGGGTGCAGCCGGCATTGGACGAGTTCTATGCGACGCTGAGCAGCGAGCAGAAGGCACGCTTCAACACGCTGCCCCAGACGGCAAGCCAGTGACTGCCACGAGCATTGCCTACGGTACCGACCCTAGACCACGCTTCGGTGCCGCTCGATGCAGGTGCGCAGCACCTCGTCGATCGGCTTGCCCCACCAGTCGTT
The DNA window shown above is from Bradyrhizobium sp. CB1650 and carries:
- a CDS encoding Spy/CpxP family protein refolding chaperone → MAPRPTPHIAAPSRPSAPPAVSERPGRPRETLSRQPAERQGRIDRLQQRVQTLQSQKPEGARAQREQQRLLQSQSRLLEREQRVQQREQHVEQRQREMLTRQSTERQSRIDRMQQRVQQLQSQKPEGLRAQRAQERALQTQNRLLQREQGMQQRDQARLQRLRPQPSAERSAAATAAQAAARGRFAARFRGDDALNARAAIAARQHGWAPRSAWRHGSRAAFVAWLGPVFWPYAYSDIFEYTFWPYAYEPGYWAYAYDDFVDTVFWGGDNVYSAYAAYPESGATIPAGRPRERASASSQTLRQLCGDPEKGVTAWPIASITQAVRPTPEQRTLLDDLKAAAAKAAEMFKQSCNDSYALTPPGRLRAMTNRISVTLEAVKIVRPALERFYSSLSDEQQARFNALGPNIGGRSQPQPQQQEANAQPESCGDPKSSLTQLPIERIEAVVHPAGKQKEALERLGDATKQAVQALQAACPDDVPLTPVGRLEAMQKRLEAMLDAANRVQPALDEFYATLSSEQKARFNTLPQTASQ